The DNA window CGACCAAATCGTGATCTTGGACAACGGCGAGGTCCATGCGGTGGGCACGCCGGCCGAGCTTCTCGCACATGACCCCATCTACCAGGAGCTCTATCACACGCAGGTATCGGAAGGGGACGAGGAGTAATGGCGGTGTTCACAACGAAGGGCAGCTCGGGAAAGCCGGCCGACCTCGGCCGCACGACGCGGCGCCTCCTCGACTACATGGGCGGCGCCCGCCTCATGCTGCTGGCGGTGGGCGTGCTCGCGAGCGTGTGCGCCCTGTGCCAGCTTGCGGGAACCTACATGATCAAGCCGGTCGTGAACTGCCTCACCGGCGCCAACGTGGACGGCTTCTGGGGTGGTATCGCGCTCACGGCGGCGATCTATGCCGTGGGTGCGCTGTGCGCGCTCGGCTACACGCAGACGATGGTGCGTGCGGCGCAGCGCGTCGTGTTCGACATCCGTCGCGACCTGTTCGCCCACCTGCAGACGCTGCCGCTGTCCTACTTTGACCGCACGCACACCGGCGACGTCATGAGCTTCTTCACCAACGACGTCGACACGGTGTCCGAGGCGCTCAACAACAGCTTTGCCAACGTCATCCAGGCGGCCATCCAGGCCGTGGGCACCATCGTCTTGCTGTTCGTGCTCGACTGGCGCCTCACGCTCGTGACGGTCGTCTGCGACGTCGCGCTCATCGCCTACGTGCGCGTGGCGGGCAAGAAGAGCTCGCGTCACTTCTCGGCCATGCAGTCCACGCTGGGCGCGCTCGACGGCTACATCCAGGAGATGTGCGCCGGGCAGAAGGTCGTGCAGGCCTACACCCACGAGCGCGAGAGCCTCGCCGGCTTTCGCGAGCGCAACGAGCGCCTGCGCGAGCAGGGCACGGCGGCCCAGACCTACGCCGCCACGATGGTGCCCATCACCGTGGCGATGACCTACACCAACTACGCCATCGTGGCCGTCATGGGCTCGTTGCTTGCGGCGCGTGGCCTCACGGACATGGGCAGCCTCGCGAGCTACCTCGTGTTCGTTCGTCAGGCGGCCATGCCGTTCAACCAGGTGACGCAGCTCGGCAACTTCCTGCTGAACGCGCTCGCGGGTGCCGAGCGGCTGTTCTCGGCCATGGATGTGAGTCCTGAGGTGGACGAGGGCACGGTTGAGCTCGAGCGCCTTGATGCCGAGAAGGACGGGCCCGCGCGCGCCGCGGCGGGGGCGAGCGGCTGGGCGTGGCGGCAGGAGGGTGGCACGGAGGTGCCGCTTGCCGGAGACGTGCGCTTCAACGACGTCACGTTTGGCTACGAACCGGGCCAGACGGTCCTCGCGAACCTGTCGCTGTTCGCGAAGCCCGGGCAGAAGATCGCCTTCGTGGGCTCCACGGGCGCGGGCAAGACCACGATCACGAACCTCATCAACCGCTTCTACGACGTGCGTGCCGGCCAGATCACCTACGACGGCATCGACGTGCGAGACATCTCCAAGGCGAGCCTGCGCGCGAGCCTGGGCATCGTGCTCCAGGACACGCACCTGTTCCGCGGCACCGTGGCCGACAACATCCGCTTCGGCAAGCTCGACGCCACCGACGAGGAGGTGCGCGCCGCGGCCGTCACGGCCAACGCCGACGGCTTCATCCGCCGCCTGCCGA is part of the Parolsenella massiliensis genome and encodes:
- a CDS encoding ABC transporter ATP-binding protein translates to MAVFTTKGSSGKPADLGRTTRRLLDYMGGARLMLLAVGVLASVCALCQLAGTYMIKPVVNCLTGANVDGFWGGIALTAAIYAVGALCALGYTQTMVRAAQRVVFDIRRDLFAHLQTLPLSYFDRTHTGDVMSFFTNDVDTVSEALNNSFANVIQAAIQAVGTIVLLFVLDWRLTLVTVVCDVALIAYVRVAGKKSSRHFSAMQSTLGALDGYIQEMCAGQKVVQAYTHERESLAGFRERNERLREQGTAAQTYAATMVPITVAMTYTNYAIVAVMGSLLAARGLTDMGSLASYLVFVRQAAMPFNQVTQLGNFLLNALAGAERLFSAMDVSPEVDEGTVELERLDAEKDGPARAAAGASGWAWRQEGGTEVPLAGDVRFNDVTFGYEPGQTVLANLSLFAKPGQKIAFVGSTGAGKTTITNLINRFYDVRAGQITYDGIDVRDISKASLRASLGIVLQDTHLFRGTVADNIRFGKLDATDEEVRAAAVTANADGFIRRLPKGYDTLVTADGANLSAGQRQLLAIARAAVANPPVLILDEATSSVDTRTEALIERGMDALMAGRTVFVIAHRLSTVRNANAIMVLEHGRIVERGTHEELLAQHGEYWQLYHGMRELS